In Quercus robur chromosome 10, dhQueRobu3.1, whole genome shotgun sequence, a genomic segment contains:
- the LOC126702826 gene encoding single-stranded DNA-binding protein, mitochondrial → MANSVGALSRRLCRSLLSTTHNPKPSHYASSMSMYTTESDHPEPTSDSDELDLDSVPPEQSSSPTQDSNPQQQQQQQQRTVFDWPLENGLDVGIYKAILVGQVGQKPLKKTLKSGRTVTMFSLGTGGIRNNRRPLDNEDPREYANRCAVQWHRVSVYPDRLGGIVNKHVVPGSILYLEGNLETKIFTDPITGLVRRIREIAIRRNGRLVFLSKGDDAQQASQSELRGVGYY, encoded by the exons ATGGCGAACTCAGTGGGTGCACTTTCCAGAAGGCTATGCCGCTCTCTACTCTCAACCACCCATAACCCTAAGCCCTCTCATTACGCTTCCTCCATGTCCATGTACACTACCGAGTCCGACCACCCCGAACCCACTTCCGACTCGGACGAGTTAGACCTTGACTCAGTTCCACCTGAGCAATCTTCTTCTCCAACCCAAGACTCCAatcctcaacaacaacaacaacaacaacaacgcaCGGTCTTCGATTGGCCTCTAGAGAATGGACTCGATGTGGGCATTTACaag GCGATATTGGTTGGGCAAGTGGGGCAGAAACCATTGAAGAAGACACTGAAGAGTGGGAGGACAGTGACGATGTTCTCTTTAGGGACAGGTGGGATTCGAAACAATCGTAGGCCATTGGATAACGAGGATCCGAGGGAGTACGCGAATCGCTGCGCGGTTCAGTGGCATCGGGTTTCTGTCTATCCCGATCGCCTAGGTGGGATTGTCAACAAGCATGTTGTTCCTGG tTCAATTCTATATTTGGAGGGCAATCTGGAAACCAAAATCTTCACTGATCCAATAACTGGTCTTGTTCGACGTATAAGAGAGATTGCCATTCGTCGTAATG GTCGCCTTGTATTTTTAAGTAAAGGTGATGATGCACAGCAAGCATCACAATCAGAATTGAGAGGTGTTGGCTATTACTAG